A single window of Nicotiana tomentosiformis chromosome 1, ASM39032v3, whole genome shotgun sequence DNA harbors:
- the LOC104095318 gene encoding SART-1 family protein DOT2 — translation MDLVDDDNNEEFRKYYERARNLALKRQEGLAKTFPESIASLIAISRPNNLTNPSCVSGESQQVVFTEMGEFVSGLQFDELDEQKHVDVLPNPSIEEKEPSVKEEETGIAPDETIREVPIGKGLSVALKRLRERGTLKEDIEWGGRNTDKKKSKLVGVGGDQVEGEKVIHIERTDEYGRILTEKEQFRLLSHQFHGKGPGKKKQEKHMRQYQQELKIKRMNNSY, via the coding sequence ATGGACCTAGTTGATGATGATAATAACGAGGAGTTCAGAAAATACTACGAACGAGCCAGAAATCTTGCTTTGAAAAGGCAAGAGGGCCTTGCCAAAACTTTTCCAGAGTCAATTGCTTCGCTAATTGCCATTTCCCGTCCAAATAATTTAACTAATCCAAGTTGTGTATCTGGAGAGTCACAACAGGTTGTCTTCACAGAGATGGGGGAGTTTGTCTCAGGTCTTCAGTTTGATGAATTAGACGAACAAAAACACGTTGATGTGCTGCCAAATCCCTCAATCGAGGAAAAGGAGCCTTCTGTAAAGGAGGAGGAAACGGGAATAGCTCCAGATGAGACGATACGTGAAGTTCCAATTGGAAAGGGTTTGTCAGTAGCTCTCAAACGTCTGAGAGAACGAGGTACACTCAAGGAAGATATTGAATGGGGTGGTCGAAACACGGACAAGAAGAAAAGCAAGCTCGTAGGCGTTGGTGGCGATCAGGTGGAAGGGGAAAAAGTAATACACATTGAGAGGACTGATGAGTATGGGCGAATTCTAACTGAAAAGGAGCAATTTCGGTTGCTTTCCCATCAATTTCATGGGAAGGGGCCTGGAAAGAAGAAGCAAGAAAAACATATGCGGCAATACCAGCAGGAGCTCAAGATAAAAAGGATGAATAATTCATATTAA